A single window of Jeotgalibacillus haloalkalitolerans DNA harbors:
- a CDS encoding response regulator transcription factor: MNELGHILVVDDEERIRRLLKMYLEREGYTIEEAEDGEKALKKALEEDFDCILLDLMMPGKDGIEVCKELRETKTTPVIMLTAKGEEANRVQGFEVGTDDYIVKPFSPREVVLRVKALLRRTATSSFVNTDTKAKDMIAYNHLVIDNDAHRVTADGHEVTLTPKEYELLLFLAKSPDKVYDREQLLKEVWHYEFFGDLRTVDTHVKRLREKLNRVSEKAGKMIVTVWGVGYKFEVDE, encoded by the coding sequence ATGAATGAACTTGGTCATATTCTTGTAGTTGATGATGAAGAAAGAATCCGCAGGCTGTTAAAAATGTATCTTGAGCGTGAAGGTTACACGATAGAAGAAGCTGAAGACGGTGAGAAAGCACTTAAAAAAGCCCTTGAAGAAGATTTTGACTGTATCCTGCTTGATTTAATGATGCCTGGAAAAGATGGAATCGAAGTGTGTAAAGAACTGCGGGAAACGAAAACAACGCCGGTCATCATGCTGACTGCTAAAGGCGAAGAAGCAAACCGCGTACAGGGATTTGAAGTTGGCACAGACGATTATATTGTTAAGCCATTCAGCCCGCGTGAAGTCGTACTCCGTGTGAAGGCACTTTTAAGAAGAACTGCGACAAGCAGTTTTGTTAATACTGACACGAAAGCAAAAGATATGATCGCCTATAATCATCTGGTCATTGACAATGATGCACACCGCGTCACTGCAGACGGTCATGAAGTCACATTGACGCCAAAAGAATATGAACTCCTGTTATTTTTAGCAAAGAGTCCTGATAAAGTATATGACAGAGAACAACTGTTAAAAGAAGTATGGCATTATGAGTTTTTCGGTGATCTGAGAACAGTAGATACGCATGTGAAAAGACTGCGCGAAAAGCTGAACAGAGTGTCTGAGAAAGCCGGAAAAATGATTGTGACAGTCTGGGGAGTAGGATATAAGTTTGAGGTTGACGAATGA
- a CDS encoding ATP-binding protein — protein MRIWRSVVGKLWMTILLLVCFVLFILTILLLEFFQNYHVEEVEETLRYEAQKSASILEDHDDLDMSIQIVAEVLDDPVHSVVEMNDDIVFYSDELSYRDTLRAINNSQLMDRVYADGTVVQDEFPSGEDFDNRYNNIMIVGAPVLNANGEAAGAVYVYQSLEAIQQTTEQTTRLIILAAAIAIILTTIFAFFLSTRITAPLRKMREGAFEVARGKFDTKVPILSNDEIGELATAFNQMGRQLKHHLDALSQEKEQLSSVLSSMADGVITFNKDLTVLVSNPPAERFLQNWYDEQDGYTKLALPPTIEQLIKEVMQTNEEQVGELEVNGRSYAAIISPLYSGQTVRGAVAVLRDMTEERKLETLRKDFIANVSHELRTPISMLQGYSEAIIDDIPQSDEERKDIAKVIYDESLRMGRLVNELLDLARMEAGHIVLNKEEVKVNEFSSRVLSKFKLGLNDHDIMLSYETELNESTVILIDPDRIEQVLTNLLDNAIRHTKADGKIIIKTRRENQFIRFDVIDNGVGIPEEDLPFIFERFYKADKARTRGRAGTGLGLAIVKNLIEAHKGKIKAESKVDKGTVFSFFLPFHS, from the coding sequence ATGAGAATCTGGAGAAGCGTAGTAGGCAAGCTGTGGATGACAATTCTGCTGCTTGTCTGCTTTGTTTTATTTATCCTGACAATCTTACTGCTGGAATTTTTCCAAAATTATCATGTGGAGGAAGTAGAAGAGACTTTAAGGTATGAGGCTCAAAAATCAGCAAGTATTTTAGAAGACCATGATGACCTGGATATGAGCATTCAGATTGTTGCTGAGGTGCTGGATGATCCGGTACATTCAGTTGTTGAAATGAATGATGATATTGTTTTTTACTCAGATGAATTATCCTATCGTGATACACTGCGGGCGATCAATAACAGTCAATTAATGGACAGGGTCTATGCCGATGGAACGGTGGTTCAGGATGAGTTTCCATCAGGTGAGGATTTTGATAACCGCTACAACAATATAATGATTGTTGGTGCCCCTGTGTTGAATGCAAATGGAGAAGCTGCAGGAGCGGTTTATGTGTATCAGTCCCTTGAAGCGATCCAGCAGACCACTGAGCAGACCACCCGTCTGATCATTCTCGCAGCTGCTATTGCGATCATCCTGACAACCATTTTTGCATTTTTCCTTTCAACGAGGATCACAGCACCGCTCAGAAAAATGCGTGAAGGTGCTTTTGAAGTTGCAAGAGGAAAATTTGATACAAAGGTTCCGATTCTATCTAATGATGAAATTGGAGAGTTGGCTACTGCATTTAATCAGATGGGCAGACAGCTGAAACATCACCTTGATGCTCTCAGTCAGGAGAAAGAACAGCTCTCCAGTGTGCTCAGTTCAATGGCAGATGGTGTAATTACATTTAATAAGGATTTGACCGTACTGGTATCAAATCCGCCGGCAGAACGGTTCTTACAAAACTGGTATGATGAGCAGGATGGCTACACAAAGCTGGCCCTGCCGCCAACCATTGAGCAGCTGATTAAAGAAGTCATGCAAACAAATGAAGAACAGGTTGGGGAGCTTGAAGTAAACGGGCGTTCTTATGCTGCGATTATAAGCCCTCTGTATAGCGGCCAGACAGTCAGGGGAGCCGTTGCAGTTCTCAGGGATATGACAGAGGAAAGAAAGCTTGAAACGCTTAGAAAAGACTTTATAGCGAATGTGTCACATGAACTCCGTACGCCGATATCAATGCTGCAGGGTTACAGTGAAGCCATTATTGATGATATCCCCCAAAGTGATGAGGAAAGAAAAGACATTGCGAAAGTCATCTATGATGAATCTCTGAGAATGGGCAGACTTGTCAATGAATTGCTTGATCTGGCAAGAATGGAAGCAGGTCATATCGTGTTAAACAAGGAAGAGGTAAAGGTGAATGAATTCTCCTCAAGAGTCTTATCCAAGTTTAAACTTGGACTCAATGATCACGATATCATGCTGTCCTATGAGACAGAACTAAATGAGTCAACAGTCATTCTGATAGATCCTGACAGAATAGAACAGGTGCTGACGAACCTTCTGGATAATGCGATCAGACATACAAAGGCTGATGGTAAAATCATCATAAAAACCAGACGTGAAAATCAGTTTATCCGATTTGACGTGATTGATAACGGGGTCGGCATCCCTGAAGAAGATCTGCCATTTATATTTGAGCGCTTTTACAAAGCGGATAAAGCGAGAACCCGCGGAAGAGCAGGAACAGGGCTTGGGCTTGCCATCGTTAAAAATCTGATTGAAGCACATAAAGGTAAAATTAAAGCGGAAAGTAAAGTCGACAAGGGAACCGTTTTCTCATTCTTCCTGCCTTTCCACTCTTAG
- a CDS encoding ferredoxin: MAKYTIVDKDTCIACGACGAAAPDIYDYDDEGIAFVVLDDNEGTVEVPEVLYDDMLDAFEGCPTDSIKVSDEPFDGDALKYE; encoded by the coding sequence TTGGCTAAATATACGATCGTAGATAAAGATACATGTATTGCATGTGGTGCATGCGGCGCTGCAGCTCCTGACATTTATGATTACGATGATGAGGGCATCGCTTTTGTTGTTCTTGATGACAATGAAGGAACAGTAGAGGTGCCGGAAGTGCTTTATGATGATATGCTTGACGCTTTTGAAGGCTGCCCGACTGATTCAATCAAAGTGTCAGATGAGCCGTTTGATGGCGATGCATTAAAATACGAGTAA
- the resA gene encoding thiol-disulfide oxidoreductase ResA: protein MSKKKKQRLIMRVSILAVLLAAISYTIYSSVAGDERLLVGAGDQAPDFKLEDLNGETHQLSDYKGQGVFLNFWGTWCKPCEKEFPYMQNQYEVYQDQGIEVLAVNVGESEFKVANFADEYGLTFPVVRDVNRDVMDAYSIGPLPTTLLVNPEGEIIKVIKGEMTEEDVKSYMEMIKPDSQESSE from the coding sequence GTGAGTAAGAAAAAAAAGCAGAGGCTGATCATGCGTGTCTCTATTCTTGCAGTGCTGCTGGCAGCAATATCATACACAATCTACTCCAGTGTGGCAGGAGATGAAAGACTGCTAGTGGGAGCTGGTGATCAGGCACCTGATTTCAAGCTTGAGGATTTGAATGGGGAAACACATCAGCTATCTGATTATAAAGGTCAGGGTGTATTTTTAAATTTCTGGGGAACCTGGTGTAAGCCATGTGAGAAAGAGTTCCCGTACATGCAAAATCAATACGAGGTTTATCAAGACCAGGGAATCGAGGTTCTTGCGGTTAATGTAGGAGAGTCAGAGTTTAAGGTTGCAAACTTTGCTGATGAATACGGTCTGACATTTCCGGTAGTCAGAGATGTAAACAGAGATGTAATGGATGCTTACTCAATAGGACCGCTTCCGACGACATTGTTAGTGAATCCTGAGGGTGAAATTATTAAAGTAATTAAAGGTGAAATGACGGAAGAAGACGTGAAATCCTACATGGAAATGATTAAACCTGATAGTCAGGAGTCTTCTGAATGA
- a CDS encoding CPBP family intramembrane glutamic endopeptidase, with product MSSNVIYPCHVLKRAVIYTQLLILSVAAVLAILLFDSPEQFFSLFSINFTVVIIGLAAGLACVAADLILMKLLPEKAFDDGGINQQLFQCLKPQQILLITLLIAFSEELLFRGVIQTQIGFIPASLIFIAVHVRYLKNIYLLINVTILSFLLGYVYEYTESLWSVFIIHFIIDYILGIYIHYSNKEGV from the coding sequence ATGTCCAGTAACGTGATTTATCCCTGCCATGTTTTAAAACGTGCTGTCATTTATACACAGCTGCTGATTTTATCAGTCGCAGCAGTGCTTGCGATACTTCTGTTTGATAGTCCTGAGCAGTTCTTTTCGCTGTTTTCGATTAACTTTACGGTCGTCATCATTGGCCTGGCTGCAGGGTTAGCGTGTGTGGCAGCTGATCTGATCCTGATGAAGCTGCTGCCGGAAAAAGCTTTTGATGATGGCGGTATCAATCAGCAGCTTTTTCAGTGTTTAAAGCCACAGCAGATTCTTTTGATCACCCTGCTGATTGCGTTCAGTGAAGAACTTTTATTCCGGGGTGTTATACAAACACAGATCGGTTTCATTCCCGCCAGTCTGATTTTTATCGCAGTACATGTCAGATACTTGAAAAACATTTATTTGCTGATAAATGTTACTATTTTAAGTTTTCTTTTGGGATATGTGTATGAATATACCGAAAGTCTATGGTCAGTTTTCATAATTCACTTTATAATAGACTATATATTAGGTATTTATATTCATTATTCCAATAAAGAAGGGGTTTAA
- a CDS encoding helix-turn-helix domain-containing protein, whose translation MNYLDAIVLTGLDIVNGERTQSSIYHLLKGKKTSQTIQDAQLYGISPLFQLYRSMKRSYYDQRIACYSSEGLVAEHEDLKYRLTSKGRNELTEFFSEHPYPLYLNGWKYHDITLIFWRRLTLLIQTASNLIHHHVQFIPVNRDLHIQQWVKHTINHNRHRLKDFTGELYRELTDLLEMNDFPDSPEIIVQQLSGYRQVGYTNRQLADQFNCGADEIYTRFINALHFLFSVVENDHSRFPVLSECMNLNKPETIPFTKSTEETYKYVLKNVPIDQIATIRHLKRSTIEDHILEIALLDKHFSIDSYVTETLINKIKELHGKSNRLKYIKDQLPEADYFQIRLVLAKAERGEQVWKRYLKNNLDIPHSVQDRKKSFRPS comes from the coding sequence ATGAATTATCTGGATGCAATCGTACTTACAGGGCTTGATATTGTAAACGGCGAAAGAACACAATCCTCAATCTATCATCTCCTGAAAGGGAAAAAAACTTCCCAGACCATACAGGATGCCCAGCTATATGGGATCTCCCCCTTATTTCAACTTTACCGATCAATGAAAAGGTCATATTATGATCAGAGAATTGCCTGTTATTCAAGCGAAGGCCTGGTAGCAGAGCACGAGGATTTAAAATACAGACTGACAAGTAAAGGAAGAAATGAGCTTACGGAATTTTTCTCGGAACACCCCTACCCACTTTATCTAAATGGATGGAAATATCACGACATTACACTCATATTCTGGAGACGGTTAACCTTACTGATTCAGACGGCTTCAAACCTGATCCACCATCATGTTCAGTTTATTCCGGTGAATCGTGATTTACATATTCAGCAATGGGTCAAACATACGATTAATCATAACAGACACCGGTTAAAAGACTTTACCGGTGAACTGTACCGCGAATTAACAGACCTTCTTGAAATGAATGATTTTCCGGATTCTCCGGAGATCATTGTTCAGCAGTTGTCAGGATACAGGCAGGTTGGCTATACGAACAGACAGCTTGCAGATCAATTCAATTGCGGGGCTGATGAGATTTATACAAGGTTTATCAATGCTCTGCATTTTTTGTTCAGTGTTGTGGAAAATGATCACAGCCGGTTTCCGGTGTTATCTGAATGTATGAATTTGAACAAACCTGAAACAATTCCGTTTACCAAATCAACAGAAGAAACCTATAAATATGTTCTTAAAAATGTCCCGATCGATCAAATTGCTACAATCAGACATTTGAAGAGAAGCACAATTGAAGATCATATACTTGAAATTGCCTTGTTAGACAAGCATTTTTCTATTGATTCATATGTGACGGAGACACTGATCAATAAAATAAAAGAGCTGCACGGAAAAAGTAACCGTTTAAAATACATTAAAGATCAGCTGCCGGAAGCCGACTACTTTCAAATCAGACTGGTACTTGCTAAAGCGGAAAGGGGGGAACAGGTGTGGAAGCGTTACTTGAAAAACAATTTGGATATACCTCATTCCGTACAGGACAGAAAGAAATCATTCAGACCGTCCTGA
- a CDS encoding cytochrome c biogenesis protein ResB, protein MSKIICQCGHENPEGSELCQACGRTLTEKAAKRKTHDVMRYEGMARRSQTYHTSIIDKIWNFFSSVKVGVSLIVITLIASAIGTIFPQEFFIPQNVPAVEYYESRYGLPGKIYYVLGFHDLYGSWWFMLLVAAIGTSIIIASLDRGIPLYKALKKQRVERHDSFLKRQRIYSSYEGKASSDVLDRLNEGLKKRRYKVRQENGHLLAEKNQFSRWGPYINHTGLIIFLIGAMLRFVPGMYVDEILWIREGETRSIPGTGQEYFLKNEGFTLETYQEGDSEVFDQTIQRTGAIAKNFQTDAILYKRDENAVAGSQDELTEVDHHAIQVNVPMKFDQFALYQTDYIENELYKMTFRMDNKETGESMGEFTVDLFSPETSGVYELDEGYSVELTGYYPDFSGFDNGEPQSASPLPNNPAFLFEMISPEHPDGEVAFVAIQENLEPLGENDYKISFNGIETRDLSGLTVRKDLTLWILALGGAIFMFGVVVGSYWNHRRIWIKQASDGTLHAAGHTNKNWYGLKKDIAPAFEHAGLDQPEDHHELKESDSNAKEEKESDTTRQHK, encoded by the coding sequence ATGAGTAAAATAATATGTCAATGCGGTCACGAGAATCCTGAAGGCTCAGAATTATGTCAGGCCTGTGGAAGAACGCTGACTGAAAAAGCTGCAAAACGTAAAACGCATGATGTCATGCGTTATGAGGGGATGGCAAGAAGATCCCAGACATACCATACATCAATCATTGATAAGATATGGAATTTCTTTTCGTCAGTTAAAGTGGGTGTGTCACTTATTGTCATCACACTGATTGCCTCAGCAATCGGGACCATTTTCCCGCAGGAGTTTTTTATTCCTCAAAATGTACCTGCAGTTGAGTATTACGAGAGCCGTTACGGACTGCCGGGGAAAATCTATTATGTACTTGGCTTCCATGATCTTTACGGTTCGTGGTGGTTTATGCTGCTTGTAGCCGCAATTGGTACCTCAATTATTATTGCGAGTCTGGACCGGGGTATACCACTTTACAAAGCACTTAAGAAACAAAGAGTAGAGCGGCATGATTCTTTTCTGAAAAGACAGCGTATTTACTCTTCATATGAAGGGAAGGCTTCTTCCGACGTTCTTGACCGCCTGAATGAAGGCCTGAAAAAAAGACGCTATAAAGTAAGACAGGAAAACGGACATCTTCTGGCAGAGAAAAATCAGTTTTCAAGATGGGGCCCTTATATCAATCATACCGGGCTGATTATTTTCCTGATTGGTGCGATGCTGAGGTTCGTTCCGGGTATGTATGTGGATGAAATTTTGTGGATCCGTGAAGGAGAAACAAGATCAATCCCTGGTACCGGTCAGGAATACTTCCTGAAAAATGAAGGTTTTACACTAGAAACATATCAGGAAGGCGATTCGGAAGTATTTGATCAGACGATCCAGCGTACCGGTGCCATTGCGAAGAACTTCCAGACAGATGCAATCCTTTATAAAAGAGATGAAAATGCAGTCGCCGGTTCACAGGATGAACTGACAGAAGTGGATCATCATGCGATCCAGGTAAATGTTCCAATGAAATTTGATCAGTTTGCACTTTATCAAACCGATTATATTGAAAATGAACTTTATAAAATGACTTTCAGAATGGATAACAAAGAAACTGGCGAGTCAATGGGTGAGTTTACAGTGGATCTGTTTTCTCCTGAAACTTCAGGTGTGTATGAACTTGATGAGGGATACTCTGTAGAATTAACAGGTTATTATCCTGATTTCAGCGGGTTTGATAATGGTGAGCCACAATCTGCATCTCCACTTCCAAACAACCCTGCATTTTTATTTGAAATGATCTCACCTGAACATCCGGATGGAGAGGTCGCTTTCGTAGCAATTCAGGAAAACCTGGAGCCGCTGGGTGAAAATGATTATAAGATCAGCTTTAACGGGATCGAAACGAGAGACCTGTCCGGTTTAACTGTAAGAAAAGATTTAACATTGTGGATACTGGCCCTTGGAGGCGCTATTTTTATGTTTGGCGTCGTTGTGGGATCATATTGGAACCACAGAAGAATCTGGATCAAACAGGCATCTGACGGGACATTACATGCAGCAGGGCATACAAATAAAAACTGGTACGGATTGAAAAAAGACATTGCTCCGGCATTTGAACATGCAGGACTCGATCAGCCTGAGGACCATCATGAGCTGAAAGAATCCGACAGCAATGCGAAGGAGGAAAAAGAAAGTGACACAACTCGCCAGCATAAGTAG
- the ccsB gene encoding c-type cytochrome biogenesis protein CcsB, with product MTQLASISSTLLYTAFLLYLVATVFFAGSIKSKKHTNQTGKNRWATIGITITLIGFAAQLGYFITRWIASGHAPVSNLFEFITFFSMMLVASFIIIYFIYKLHVLGVFALPIALLIIAYSSMFPRDISPLIPALQSDWLAIHVSTVAAGEAILAISFVAGLIFLLKDIDLSKGGKQAFWLEAIMFSIILVVGFVISATTFSIAGYESEFTFVNADEEETVVQYAMPALVTPNEGELLTEGAFSTGLEMHALVNAPRLNTVIWSVGVGAILYLLIRLITRKKVAALFQPLVRKANLDMLDEIGYRSVLIGFPVFTLGGLVFAMIWAQIAWTRFWGWDPKEVWALITWLFYAAFLHLRLSRGWEGNRSAWLAVIGFAIIMFNLVAVNLIIAGLHSYA from the coding sequence GTGACACAACTCGCCAGCATAAGTAGTACCCTGCTTTATACAGCGTTTCTACTGTATCTAGTAGCAACAGTGTTTTTTGCAGGATCTATTAAATCTAAAAAACATACGAACCAAACCGGTAAAAACAGATGGGCTACAATCGGTATCACAATTACACTGATCGGTTTTGCAGCACAGCTTGGGTATTTTATAACACGATGGATTGCTTCAGGTCATGCGCCTGTAAGTAATCTGTTTGAATTCATCACGTTTTTCTCAATGATGCTGGTTGCATCATTTATCATTATTTATTTTATCTATAAGTTGCATGTGCTTGGTGTATTTGCATTACCGATCGCACTGCTGATCATTGCGTACTCAAGTATGTTCCCAAGAGATATCTCACCGCTGATTCCGGCTTTACAGAGTGACTGGCTTGCGATTCACGTCTCAACAGTAGCCGCAGGAGAAGCTATTCTTGCGATCAGCTTTGTTGCAGGACTGATTTTCCTTTTAAAAGATATTGACCTTTCAAAAGGCGGTAAGCAGGCATTCTGGCTTGAAGCAATCATGTTCAGTATCATTCTTGTTGTAGGATTTGTCATCAGTGCAACGACTTTCTCAATTGCGGGATATGAATCAGAATTTACATTTGTTAACGCAGATGAGGAAGAAACCGTTGTACAATATGCAATGCCTGCCCTTGTCACACCAAACGAAGGTGAATTACTGACAGAAGGAGCTTTCTCAACAGGGCTTGAGATGCACGCACTTGTTAATGCGCCAAGACTGAATACAGTAATCTGGTCAGTTGGAGTAGGTGCAATTTTATACTTATTGATCAGGTTAATCACACGAAAGAAAGTTGCGGCATTATTTCAGCCGCTTGTCAGAAAAGCTAATCTTGACATGCTTGATGAAATCGGCTACCGTTCAGTGTTAATCGGATTTCCGGTATTCACACTCGGAGGATTGGTCTTTGCGATGATCTGGGCACAGATTGCCTGGACACGCTTCTGGGGATGGGACCCAAAAGAAGTATGGGCCCTTATTACCTGGCTGTTTTATGCAGCATTCCTTCACCTGAGACTATCACGAGGTTGGGAAGGAAACCGTTCAGCCTGGCTTGCAGTAATTGGATTTGCTATTATTATGTTTAACCTGGTAGCAGTCAACTTAATTATTGCAGGTTTACACTCTTACGCTTAA
- a CDS encoding RecQ family ATP-dependent DNA helicase — protein sequence MEALLEKQFGYTSFRTGQKEIIQTVLNKQDTIAMLPTGTGKSLCYQYPSYVNNERVLIISPLLSLMQDQVDQIKLRGEKRAAAINSFLSFSEKKYLIQSLEAFRFIFLSPEMLTSHEVLKKLKEIGVGLLVVDEAHCISQWGPDFRPDYLKLDAFRQALGNPCTLALTATATEEIRRDIADKLGLNEWKEWVFSVNRPNIALEVIKLSSMDEKESRLLQEISSQKAPGIVFFSSKKKAEELQAKAGEIGIRSAVYHGDVETDQRILIQQQFITGQLDWIFATNAFGMGINKENIRTVIHFHMPSSIENFLQEIGRAGRDGDQAHSILLYSENDVAIPLQLSELEKPDLSQIEGFYSSFRTGKSLDLIQQDLMLSDTQLRVLGYYAEHIRSAGWAEEVERILEERVVSKRRKVLDMKSFIETEGCRREKLLSFFDEKLMYEQNQCCDRCGLENIRHQNETKEFIQYHWKEKLSLLLNGGTDVQ from the coding sequence GTGGAAGCGTTACTTGAAAAACAATTTGGATATACCTCATTCCGTACAGGACAGAAAGAAATCATTCAGACCGTCCTGAATAAACAGGACACCATTGCTATGCTGCCAACCGGAACCGGAAAAAGCCTTTGTTATCAATATCCTTCTTATGTAAACAATGAAAGGGTGTTAATCATATCTCCTTTGCTGTCGCTGATGCAGGACCAGGTGGACCAGATCAAGCTGAGAGGAGAGAAAAGAGCAGCAGCCATCAATTCATTTTTGTCGTTCAGCGAAAAGAAATACTTAATTCAAAGCCTTGAAGCTTTCAGGTTTATCTTTTTATCACCTGAGATGCTGACTTCACATGAAGTGCTTAAGAAACTGAAGGAAATTGGCGTCGGACTGCTCGTTGTGGATGAAGCACACTGCATATCCCAGTGGGGACCTGACTTTAGACCGGATTATTTAAAACTCGATGCATTCAGACAGGCACTGGGAAATCCATGCACCCTTGCACTGACGGCCACTGCTACTGAAGAAATCAGACGAGATATTGCTGATAAACTGGGGTTAAATGAATGGAAAGAATGGGTATTTTCAGTCAACCGTCCCAATATTGCACTTGAAGTTATTAAACTTTCAAGTATGGATGAAAAGGAAAGCAGACTGCTGCAGGAAATCTCTTCTCAAAAGGCACCGGGGATTGTGTTTTTTTCCAGTAAAAAGAAAGCTGAAGAGCTTCAGGCGAAAGCCGGGGAGATAGGAATCCGATCCGCAGTTTATCACGGAGATGTAGAAACAGACCAGAGGATACTGATCCAACAGCAATTTATCACAGGTCAACTGGACTGGATCTTTGCAACAAATGCTTTTGGCATGGGGATTAATAAAGAAAATATCAGGACGGTCATTCACTTTCATATGCCTTCTTCAATCGAGAACTTTCTACAGGAAATCGGAAGGGCTGGAAGGGACGGTGATCAGGCACATTCAATCCTGCTGTACAGTGAAAATGATGTTGCCATACCGCTGCAGCTTTCTGAACTCGAAAAACCGGATCTCTCCCAGATTGAAGGATTTTATTCATCATTCAGAACAGGTAAATCTCTTGATTTGATTCAACAGGACCTGATGCTGTCTGATACTCAATTAAGAGTGCTGGGCTATTATGCAGAACATATAAGAAGTGCGGGGTGGGCAGAGGAAGTTGAGCGCATTCTCGAGGAAAGAGTAGTCAGTAAGCGCAGAAAAGTACTGGATATGAAAAGCTTTATTGAAACCGAGGGCTGCAGACGGGAAAAATTACTCAGCTTTTTCGATGAAAAACTGATGTACGAACAAAATCAGTGTTGTGATAGATGCGGGCTGGAAAATATCCGGCATCAAAATGAAACGAAAGAATTTATACAGTACCACTGGAAAGAAAAGTTAAGTCTGCTGTTAAACGGGGGTACTGATGTCCAGTAA
- a CDS encoding RNA polymerase sigma factor SigX, which yields MDSVFKRLYIEYQQDVFQFLIYMVKNRDTAEDLLQEVFIKVMNSYHRFEGKSSEKTWLFSIAKNVTIDYFRKQKTIRKRVMDHFDWGEREIAGSERLPEELAEQNEQVKKLYACLDYCTTDQKMVIITRYIQDLNISETAEVLGWSEGKVKTTQHRAIKKLKELMSEEEEGVK from the coding sequence ATGGACTCCGTTTTTAAAAGGCTGTATATAGAATATCAACAGGATGTTTTTCAGTTTTTAATATATATGGTTAAAAATAGAGATACTGCTGAGGATCTGCTTCAGGAAGTGTTTATTAAAGTCATGAATTCCTATCACCGCTTTGAAGGTAAAAGCTCAGAAAAAACCTGGTTATTCTCTATTGCGAAAAATGTTACGATTGACTATTTCAGAAAGCAAAAAACAATCCGGAAGCGTGTGATGGATCATTTTGACTGGGGTGAGCGTGAAATTGCCGGAAGCGAACGCCTGCCCGAAGAATTAGCAGAACAAAATGAACAGGTGAAGAAGCTTTATGCCTGTCTGGACTACTGCACCACTGATCAGAAAATGGTCATCATTACAAGATACATTCAGGATTTAAATATCAGCGAAACCGCTGAAGTGCTCGGGTGGTCTGAAGGTAAAGTGAAAACGACTCAGCACAGAGCGATTAAAAAGCTGAAAGAACTCATGTCAGAGGAAGAGGAGGGAGTAAAATGA
- a CDS encoding pseudouridine synthase yields the protein MERLQKVIAHAGVASRRKAEELIVQGKVKVNGKTVTELGTKVTSSDKIEVEGIKIERENKVYYLFYKPSGVISAVSDDKDRKVVTDFFQHVEERIYPVGRLDYDTSGLLLLTNDGEFANLLTHPKYEVPKTYIARVKGLVKRETIKKLEKGIKLEDGMTAPARAKVISADKQKDKTIIEMTIHEGRNRQVRRMLESVGHPVQKLKRERYGFLHLTGLNAGEARELTPHEVKQLRALAESGQNN from the coding sequence ATGGAAAGATTACAAAAAGTGATTGCGCATGCAGGTGTGGCGTCACGCAGAAAAGCTGAAGAATTAATTGTACAGGGAAAAGTGAAAGTGAATGGTAAAACTGTAACTGAGCTTGGTACGAAAGTGACATCATCCGATAAAATTGAAGTTGAGGGCATAAAGATCGAACGCGAAAACAAAGTCTACTACTTATTTTATAAGCCTTCAGGCGTTATTTCAGCAGTAAGCGATGACAAAGACCGTAAAGTAGTAACTGATTTCTTTCAGCACGTTGAGGAAAGAATCTATCCTGTAGGCAGACTGGATTATGATACATCAGGATTACTTTTATTAACAAATGATGGTGAATTCGCGAATTTGCTGACTCACCCGAAATATGAAGTGCCAAAAACCTATATTGCAAGAGTAAAGGGACTTGTAAAGCGGGAAACCATCAAAAAACTTGAAAAAGGAATTAAACTTGAAGACGGTATGACTGCTCCTGCAAGGGCAAAAGTGATTTCAGCTGATAAGCAGAAGGATAAAACGATTATCGAGATGACGATTCATGAAGGCCGTAACCGGCAGGTAAGAAGAATGCTTGAATCAGTTGGACACCCAGTGCAGAAACTGAAAAGAGAAAGATACGGTTTTCTCCATTTAACAGGTTTAAATGCAGGGGAAGCGAGAGAGCTGACACCACATGAAGTAAAGCAGCTGAGAGCGCTTGCTGAAAGTGGTCAGAACAACTGA